A window of Castanea sativa cultivar Marrone di Chiusa Pesio chromosome 1, ASM4071231v1 contains these coding sequences:
- the LOC142635895 gene encoding uncharacterized protein LOC142635895: MLAKQVWRLSHDTDSLFYKVFKAKYFPNRSVFNARSTTGSFAWKSILRSKNLIERHARWGVGDGKSIQIFQDAWLPNANDGRILFHRGVLAPDASMAMLIDPNSGWWNNFVARHGQQMSLVRSTTTSVKWRPPRENLVKINFDGAMFRESDGAGLDVVIRNSEGEVMAALSEKIMKPQSAELVEIMAACCAVLFSSETGFHNSVFEGDSTTIIKLLQARNVSHSQSGHILKDILSHLNSFQSCSFSHIGRQGNVVAYALAQRARLSFPLEVWMESVPPDISSFVQLDLRV; the protein is encoded by the exons tttccaaatcGCAGTGTGTTTAATGCAAGATCAACCACGGGTTCTTTTGCATGGAAAAGCATTCTTCGCTCAAAAAATTTAATCGAAAGGCATGCCCGTTGGGGAGTTGGGGATGGCAAAAGTATTCAAATCTTCCAAGATGCTTGGTTACCAAATGCTAATGATGGCAGAATTTTATTCCATAGAGGGGTTCTTGCTCCAGATGCTTCTATGGCTATGCTCATAGATCCTAACTCGGGATGGTGGAAT AACTTTGTAGCCAGACATGGTCAGCAGATGTCTCTCGTGAGAAGTACAACAACATCAGTAAAATGGAGGCCTCCAAGGGAAAATCTTGTGAAGATAAACTTTGATGGGGCAATGTTTAGGGAGTCGGATGGCGCAGGGCTCGATGTGGTGATCCGTAATTCTGAGGGAGAGGTTATGGCTGCCCTCTCGGAAAAAATCATGAAACCTCAGTCAGCAGAGTTGGTGGAGATAATGGCTGCTTGTTGTGCAGTACTTTTTTCTAGTGAAACGGGTTTCCACAATTCTGTTTTCGAAGGGGACTCCACTACTATTATTAAATTGTTACAAGCCAGGAATGTATCACACTCTCAGAGTGGGCACATCTTAAAAGACATTTTGTCTCATTTAAACTCTTTTCAAAGTTGTTCTTTCTCTCATATTGGCAGGCAAGGCAATGTTGTAGCTTATGCCTTAGCTCAGAGAGCTAGATTATCTTTTCCTTTAGAGGTTTGGATGGAGTCTGTTCCTCCAGACATCTCTTCTTTTGTTCAGCTCGACCTTCgggtttag